A single Neoarius graeffei isolate fNeoGra1 chromosome 23, fNeoGra1.pri, whole genome shotgun sequence DNA region contains:
- the LOC132871832 gene encoding polymeric immunoglobulin receptor-like, translated as MGCFFFFILIISSVASQDYRHFSVKTGGSVTIPCHYDRKYIQHKKYWCSGTTLNFCTIEAYTNETRGKVTVTDHPAERLFTVTLNNLQTENTGWYWCAVEISGGPDVKEYLYITYLCSDPDLSVMKSSVSAEEGGSVTVHCLYSAAYQKKQKQWCRFKDRQCITLGKTGKPKTSTVQLRDDERRRNFSVQMNGLNKSDAGWYWCRAGDLQVPVHINVTDPPPVLTTTVMAASHQATTHEGGRSVSKYSPASTCEETTKPGHFCIANN; from the exons ATGGgctgctttttcttttttattctcaTCATTTCCA GTGTTGCCAGTCAGGATTACAGGCATTTTAGTGTTAAAACTGGAGGATCTGTCACCATCCCGTGTCATTATGACAGGAAATATATACAACATAAGAAATACTGGTGCTCTGGTACAACATTAAATTTCTGCACTATTGAGGCGTATACAAATGAAACACGGGGGAAAGTGACAGTGACTGATCACCCAGCTGAGAGACTCTTTACTGTGACTTTGAATAATCTCCAGACAGAAAACACTGGATGGTACTGGTGTGCTGTAGAGATATCTGGAGGGCCAGATGTTAAAGAATACCTTTATATCACA TATTTGTGCTCAGATCCTGATCTGTCTGTGATGAAGAGCAGTGTGAGTGCTGAGGAAGGAGGCAGCGTCACAGTCCACTGTCTCTACAGCGCTGCGTATCAGAAGAAACAGAAGCAGTGGTGCAGATTCAAAGACCGGCAGTGCATCACATTGGGGAAAACTGGGAAACCCAAGACATCAACAGTGCAACTCAGGGATGATGAGAGAAGAAGAAACTTCAGTGTGCAGATGAATGGACTGAACAAGAGTGACGCTGGCTGGTACTGGTGCAGAGCAGGAGATCTACAGGTTCCTGTTCACATCAATGTCACTGATCCACCACCAG TTTTGACTACAACAGTGATGGCAGCCAGTCATCAAGCCACTACTCATGAAGGAGGA AGATCTGTCTCAAAGTACAGTCCAG CGTCGACCTGTGAGGAAACCAC AAAGCCAGGGCACTTCTGTATTGCAAACAACTGA